From Ignatzschineria sp. RMDPL8A, a single genomic window includes:
- the recB gene encoding exodeoxyribonuclease V subunit beta, producing MKQQPIILNALEASLEGNILIEASAGTGKTYTITSLVLRFLLGLTEKERPLKLEELLIVTFTNAATAELKERIFKRIVESKECLISQEVEAFDETLVTLLEPFLFDEAARREAILRLIEAERTIDQAAIFTIHGFCQRILSQSALATGLEFEFELNSELNDLLEESCRIVWRKDFYRFNPELVACVLDYFGEPVANRMDALPFAKSKSLLGTVRPYIQNPKLFEDEPNLITSFEALDAGLHEYQTKMATLKESWKTFGAEAVAIIQSSGIDKRSYSAKNLPNWANKVSDFCNEAGFNYPDELSRFSQEALYEKTKTGGTPPEHPLFNLVDQFLAFAHAFNLEKRLKLYAAYRVYNEFEVLKHDAGELNFDDILIKLDGVLAKRPERLLAHVREQYQAVMIDEFQDTDYYQLSIFQTLFGEANQIPFIMIGDPKQSIYKFRGADIYAYLSAKKGVDLHYTLDTNYRSSSKMIEGVNHFFKGSVNPFLEENIPFYPVKYPEKALAEHLYLKGDEEVGMRFFNLSAEVNREEYTEFYANFFADDVVELLYHGEIETNGARRKIIPADITFLVRSVHEARVLKEALFKRNLNAVYLSDRSNVFHSEMADELALFLESLLYFRDFSLTKRSFASLLYGLSLDEYFEVMSDPERYEAMLEERHELKELWDRIGVLGMVRHFMMRGDRLARLRVLPDGERLITDLFHLAELLQAQKMATDELLLAWFKEERERGETEEVYHQRLESDFEAIKILTYHKSKGLEFPIVYLPFAVSPVSYRDPVSYYDKEKERIRYSFTPSETIKEQILDEEFAEAVRLLYVAMTRSKFHCRVGFASHLMSRRSSVTHQSAIGSILGLTEVNATLPETLIKPGIIDITEVPEHILDRVFEEKTAEPELSAARMNRYIPNIWRFTSFSHLSYKAEVTHFQDERFDEMPIQEEKNPDQTEIQTPLPKAQLHFPKGAVAGTFLHDLLENYSPLELGDEAILSEAIKRSPLYLSLADELDCATLDLKDWFVGILQTPLNQDDEMMTLGTILSNDQHTNELEFLFPIRRDITPEPINQFLMENRTRTRPAKLTFKALTGMLKGFIDLTFIWQGKYYICDYKSNFLGESCEDYQQESMQTAMDEAYYDWQYLLYTVALVKFLRLKHPEFNYETDFGGIYYLFLRGMRGDASGDGIYHHKPAWSVIEKIMDYFDAK from the coding sequence ATGAAACAGCAACCCATTATTTTAAATGCACTCGAGGCATCGCTTGAGGGCAATATATTGATTGAGGCGTCGGCAGGGACAGGAAAAACCTATACGATCACCTCACTTGTGCTTCGATTTTTACTTGGGCTGACCGAAAAAGAGCGTCCATTAAAGCTTGAAGAGCTACTGATTGTTACCTTCACGAATGCCGCTACGGCTGAATTAAAAGAGCGAATTTTTAAGCGTATTGTTGAGAGTAAAGAGTGTTTAATCTCGCAAGAAGTTGAGGCCTTTGATGAGACGCTCGTTACACTGCTTGAGCCTTTTCTTTTTGATGAAGCGGCCCGAAGAGAAGCGATTCTTCGTTTAATTGAAGCTGAGCGTACGATTGATCAGGCGGCAATTTTCACAATTCATGGATTTTGTCAGCGAATTTTAAGTCAAAGTGCCTTAGCGACAGGACTTGAGTTTGAATTTGAGCTAAATAGCGAGCTCAATGACCTGCTTGAAGAGAGTTGCCGCATTGTATGGCGTAAAGATTTTTATCGGTTTAATCCTGAACTTGTGGCATGTGTTCTTGATTATTTTGGCGAGCCCGTTGCGAATCGAATGGATGCGCTCCCTTTTGCAAAGAGTAAATCGCTCTTAGGAACGGTGCGCCCTTATATTCAAAATCCAAAGTTGTTTGAAGATGAGCCCAATTTAATCACCTCGTTTGAGGCGCTTGATGCCGGTCTTCACGAATATCAAACGAAGATGGCGACGCTTAAAGAGAGTTGGAAAACCTTTGGGGCAGAGGCCGTTGCGATTATTCAATCCTCGGGCATTGATAAGCGCAGCTATTCCGCAAAAAACCTGCCTAATTGGGCTAATAAAGTCTCCGATTTCTGTAATGAAGCAGGGTTTAATTATCCAGATGAACTATCGCGTTTTTCTCAAGAGGCATTGTATGAGAAGACGAAAACAGGGGGCACGCCTCCTGAGCATCCGCTTTTTAATTTAGTTGATCAGTTTTTAGCGTTTGCCCATGCCTTTAATCTCGAAAAACGGCTTAAACTCTATGCGGCGTATCGGGTTTATAATGAATTTGAGGTGCTTAAACATGATGCGGGCGAGCTCAACTTTGATGATATTTTAATTAAACTCGATGGCGTGCTCGCAAAACGTCCAGAGCGGCTTTTAGCCCATGTGCGCGAACAATATCAAGCGGTGATGATCGATGAGTTTCAAGATACGGACTATTATCAGCTCTCAATTTTCCAGACTCTATTTGGTGAGGCGAACCAGATCCCCTTTATCATGATCGGGGACCCGAAACAATCGATCTATAAATTCCGTGGCGCTGATATTTATGCCTATCTCAGTGCTAAAAAAGGTGTCGATCTTCACTATACACTCGATACTAACTATCGTTCCTCCTCGAAGATGATTGAGGGTGTGAACCACTTTTTTAAAGGATCAGTCAATCCCTTTTTAGAGGAAAACATTCCCTTTTATCCCGTTAAGTATCCTGAGAAAGCGCTAGCCGAACATCTCTATTTAAAGGGAGATGAAGAGGTGGGGATGCGCTTTTTTAATCTATCGGCAGAGGTAAATCGTGAGGAATATACCGAGTTTTATGCCAACTTTTTTGCCGATGATGTGGTGGAGCTTCTCTATCATGGTGAGATTGAAACTAATGGGGCTCGACGCAAAATTATTCCGGCAGATATTACCTTTTTAGTTCGCAGTGTTCATGAAGCTCGGGTGTTAAAAGAGGCGCTTTTTAAGCGAAATTTAAATGCGGTCTATCTCTCGGATCGAAGCAATGTATTTCATTCGGAAATGGCCGATGAGCTTGCGCTTTTCTTAGAAAGTCTGCTCTATTTTCGTGATTTTTCTTTAACAAAGCGCAGTTTTGCTTCACTTTTGTATGGATTGTCGCTTGATGAGTATTTTGAGGTGATGAGCGATCCCGAGCGTTATGAAGCGATGCTTGAAGAGCGTCATGAGCTTAAAGAATTATGGGATCGAATTGGTGTACTTGGAATGGTACGTCATTTTATGATGCGGGGCGATCGACTCGCGCGCTTGCGGGTATTGCCCGATGGTGAGCGCCTAATTACCGATCTTTTCCACCTTGCAGAATTGCTCCAAGCGCAAAAAATGGCAACCGATGAGTTGTTACTCGCGTGGTTTAAAGAGGAGCGCGAGCGCGGAGAGACGGAAGAGGTCTATCACCAGCGGCTTGAGAGTGATTTTGAGGCGATCAAAATTCTTACCTATCATAAATCTAAAGGGCTTGAATTTCCCATTGTTTATCTACCATTTGCGGTGAGCCCCGTGAGTTATCGCGATCCGGTCTCCTATTATGATAAGGAAAAAGAGCGGATTCGCTACAGTTTTACCCCATCGGAAACGATTAAAGAGCAGATTTTAGATGAGGAATTTGCGGAAGCGGTGCGCCTTTTATATGTGGCGATGACTCGTAGTAAATTCCATTGTCGCGTGGGTTTTGCGAGCCATCTCATGTCCCGGCGTTCAAGTGTGACGCATCAAAGTGCGATCGGCTCAATTTTGGGGTTAACGGAGGTAAATGCAACGCTTCCTGAAACGCTCATCAAGCCGGGTATTATTGATATTACTGAGGTGCCTGAGCATATTTTAGATCGAGTATTTGAAGAAAAAACGGCAGAACCTGAGTTAAGCGCTGCCCGCATGAATCGCTATATTCCTAATATTTGGCGCTTTACGAGTTTTTCGCATCTTTCGTATAAAGCGGAAGTGACCCATTTCCAGGACGAACGTTTTGATGAGATGCCGATTCAGGAGGAGAAAAATCCCGATCAAACCGAAATTCAAACGCCGCTCCCAAAGGCGCAACTTCATTTCCCGAAAGGGGCGGTTGCCGGAACATTCTTACACGATCTTTTAGAGAATTATTCACCGCTTGAGCTCGGTGATGAAGCGATTTTAAGCGAGGCGATTAAGCGCTCACCGCTCTATCTATCTCTTGCCGATGAGCTCGATTGCGCAACGCTTGATCTTAAAGATTGGTTTGTCGGAATCTTGCAAACGCCATTAAATCAAGACGATGAAATGATGACGCTGGGTACGATTTTATCAAACGATCAGCACACCAATGAGCTTGAATTTTTATTCCCCATTCGCCGCGATATTACTCCAGAGCCGATCAATCAATTTTTGATGGAAAATCGTACGCGGACACGCCCGGCAAAGCTCACATTTAAAGCGCTCACGGGGATGCTAAAAGGGTTTATTGACCTTACTTTTATCTGGCAAGGAAAATATTATATCTGTGACTATAAGAGTAACTTTTTAGGGGAATCTTGCGAGGATTATCAGCAAGAATCGATGCAAACGGCGATGGATGAGGCCTATTATGATTGGCAATATCTGCTCTATACCGTGGCGCTGGTGAAGTTTTTGCGCCTTAAACATCCTGAGTTTAATTATGAAACCGATTTTGGTGGCATCTATTATCTCTTTTTGCGCGGAATGCGAGGTGATGCGAGCGGCGATGGTATTTATCATCATAAACCGGCGTGGTCTGTGATCGAAAAGATCATGGATTATTTTGATGCGAAGTAA
- the recD gene encoding exodeoxyribonuclease V subunit alpha, whose protein sequence is MLTNQFAVNYGLEAGVFSELDYYFAKLIGEQNKELQLLALLVSRAYRFGHTLATFDYLNAPAKWFSEEPDETVRNLGFELLKEANLSLETDWRDIALESPALIKSEWGIYLAKNYQQEGKLVEFVLKHQVDTQFSEERLVRFQGLLDRYFSTSDAQSEIDWQKVAAANSLIQYLSVISGGPGTGKTTTVFKILAILQEAAKESGQAPLKMVLAAPTGKAAARLTESINEQKAQALTEIENDILKQIPSESYTIHRLLGIHPISKKTRYHAQNPLTLDLLVVDEASMIDLQLFVDLIEALPAHARIIFLGDKDQLASVEAGSIMSELAFTENYTSRHSQTIEVLTGVSLPVNSEIYPANYFSLLKKSYRFDDASTLGRLAKRINTYTHNYFDTQQKIRDVMGILTSHDPLIGYHTLPIEESVLSTELRAFYQPYLDAILAPNSTKQAIFSAFNSARVLAIQRRGDYGIERLNHLIAKTLFPTTYNMAFYHGLAIMIEENDYEYGLFNGDIGLILEEEGRLRAFFEIDNELRAFSIHSLPQFNHAFAMTVHKSQGSEFERVILFLAEYESAFLSTELFYTGLTRAKKEAIIFSSEGAIRASLMQRAQRFSAIQKRLSVALKKPEFLAEQAKEGLSSELQLSLF, encoded by the coding sequence ATGCTAACCAATCAATTTGCCGTTAATTATGGTTTGGAGGCCGGCGTATTTTCTGAGCTCGATTATTATTTTGCAAAACTGATTGGAGAGCAAAATAAAGAGTTACAGCTTCTTGCTCTATTGGTCAGTCGCGCCTATCGATTTGGGCATACGCTCGCGACGTTTGATTATCTTAATGCACCAGCAAAATGGTTCAGTGAAGAGCCTGATGAAACGGTGCGAAACTTAGGATTTGAGCTGTTAAAAGAGGCTAATCTCTCCCTAGAAACCGATTGGCGTGATATCGCGCTTGAGAGTCCTGCATTGATAAAAAGTGAGTGGGGTATTTACCTTGCTAAAAATTATCAGCAAGAGGGGAAACTCGTTGAGTTTGTGCTAAAGCATCAGGTGGATACTCAATTTTCAGAGGAGCGTTTAGTACGTTTTCAAGGGCTTTTAGACCGTTATTTTAGCACAAGTGATGCACAATCTGAGATCGATTGGCAAAAGGTGGCGGCGGCTAATAGCTTGATTCAATATTTATCGGTTATTTCTGGTGGGCCTGGAACCGGAAAAACGACGACCGTATTTAAGATTTTAGCGATTTTACAGGAAGCGGCGAAAGAGAGCGGGCAAGCGCCACTTAAAATGGTGTTAGCCGCGCCTACAGGGAAGGCCGCAGCGCGATTAACAGAATCGATTAATGAGCAAAAAGCGCAGGCATTAACGGAGATTGAGAACGATATCTTAAAGCAGATTCCGAGCGAAAGTTATACGATTCACCGCCTGCTTGGGATTCATCCCATTAGTAAAAAAACACGCTATCATGCGCAAAATCCGTTGACGCTTGATCTCCTTGTTGTCGATGAGGCGTCGATGATCGATCTCCAGCTTTTTGTGGATCTGATTGAGGCGTTACCCGCTCATGCGCGCATTATTTTCCTGGGTGATAAAGATCAGCTTGCCTCGGTTGAAGCAGGCTCGATTATGAGTGAACTTGCCTTTACGGAAAATTATACTAGTCGTCATAGTCAAACGATTGAGGTGCTTACGGGCGTATCGCTTCCGGTCAATTCGGAGATTTATCCGGCGAATTATTTCTCTTTGTTAAAGAAAAGTTACCGGTTTGATGATGCCTCGACGCTGGGGCGATTGGCCAAACGGATCAATACTTATACCCATAATTATTTTGATACTCAGCAGAAAATTCGTGATGTGATGGGGATTTTAACGAGCCATGATCCGCTGATTGGGTACCACACGCTCCCGATTGAAGAGAGCGTCTTATCTACGGAATTACGCGCTTTTTATCAGCCCTATCTTGATGCCATTCTCGCCCCAAATAGTACGAAACAAGCGATCTTTTCAGCGTTTAACAGCGCACGCGTATTAGCGATTCAGCGGCGCGGGGATTATGGAATCGAGCGCCTTAATCACCTTATTGCTAAAACGCTCTTTCCGACCACCTACAATATGGCGTTTTATCATGGGCTCGCCATTATGATTGAAGAAAACGATTATGAATATGGACTTTTTAATGGGGATATTGGGCTGATTTTAGAAGAGGAAGGGCGACTACGGGCATTTTTTGAAATTGATAACGAACTTCGCGCCTTTTCGATCCATTCCTTACCGCAGTTTAATCACGCTTTTGCGATGACGGTGCATAAATCGCAGGGAAGTGAATTTGAGCGGGTGATACTCTTTTTAGCCGAATATGAGTCGGCCTTTTTAAGTACCGAGCTTTTCTATACAGGGCTTACCCGGGCGAAAAAAGAGGCGATTATCTTTAGCTCCGAAGGGGCAATTCGCGCTTCATTAATGCAACGGGCGCAGCGGTTTAGTGCCATTCAAAAACGGCTTTCGGTCGCGCTTAAAAAGCCAGAGTTTTTAGCGGAACAGGCTAAAGAGGGGCTGTCAAGCGAGTTGCAACTTTCGCTTTTTTAA